In Ammoniphilus sp. CFH 90114, a single window of DNA contains:
- the argF gene encoding ornithine carbamoyltransferase, with protein MNAETKVAQLANQVNLKGRDFLCLADFTAEELTYLLDLAAEIKGMQKEGIAYQPLKGKTLGMIFEKASTRTRVSFEVGIYQLGGQGMFFSSRDMQIGRGEPIEDTAQVLARYLDGIMIRTFEHEKVEKLAKYSSIPVINGLTDKFHPCQIMADFQTIIEQKGHLKGLKLAYVGDGNNMAHSLLNGCTKLGMNVAIASPEGYMPAEDVVAMAKGFAEISGSKVTITDNPIEAVADADIIYTDVWASMGQEDEQEARVKVFAPYQVNEELVKYADDEFIFMHCLPAHRGEEVSAGVIDGKHSVIFDEAENRLHAQKAIMAAIMA; from the coding sequence ATGAACGCAGAAACAAAAGTAGCGCAGTTAGCCAATCAGGTGAATTTAAAGGGGAGAGATTTCCTTTGTCTGGCGGATTTTACAGCAGAGGAGCTTACCTATTTACTAGACTTAGCGGCAGAGATTAAAGGGATGCAGAAAGAGGGCATTGCTTATCAGCCGCTAAAAGGCAAAACGTTAGGGATGATCTTTGAGAAGGCGTCTACGAGAACGCGCGTGTCCTTTGAAGTAGGGATCTACCAATTGGGCGGTCAAGGCATGTTCTTTAGCAGTCGCGATATGCAAATTGGAAGAGGGGAACCGATTGAGGATACGGCTCAAGTTCTGGCTCGCTACTTAGATGGGATTATGATTCGGACGTTCGAGCACGAAAAGGTAGAAAAACTAGCAAAGTATTCTTCCATCCCTGTCATTAACGGGTTAACGGATAAATTTCACCCTTGCCAAATTATGGCTGATTTCCAGACGATCATTGAGCAAAAAGGCCATTTAAAAGGCTTGAAGCTTGCTTATGTGGGAGACGGCAACAACATGGCGCACTCCTTGCTCAACGGATGCACGAAGCTAGGGATGAATGTCGCGATTGCTTCTCCAGAAGGTTATATGCCGGCAGAGGACGTGGTCGCTATGGCAAAAGGTTTCGCTGAAATCAGCGGAAGCAAAGTTACGATTACGGACAATCCGATTGAAGCTGTGGCAGACGCCGACATTATCTACACCGATGTATGGGCGAGCATGGGTCAAGAAGACGAACAAGAGGCACGGGTAAAAGTATTTGCACCGTACCAAGTGAATGAAGAGCTTGTGAAGTATGCAGACGATGAGTTTATCTTCATGCACTGCTTGCCTGCTCACCGTGGCGAAGAAGTTTCTGCTGGCGTGATTGACGGTAAGCACTCTGTGATCTTTGATGAAGCGGAAAACAGACTGCATGCCCAGAAGGCAATCATGGCTGCTATTATGGCTTAA
- a CDS encoding flagellar hook capping FlgD N-terminal domain-containing protein: MSRVISETNFQDYFSKGRTLKKELGQEDFFKLLIEQLKNQDPTQPSNDLNQILNTATFGILEGVNQIKEAVADKKLNVMEYTHLVGKEITYEKVKVDTLTNQRSIVVKQATVEGVSLEGDRIILKVDDGVVFPNEIKEMNFQGHDQKHLLQDTMAYFSLVGKKIDYNLGKLDQSGIVQSVTLKNGLLEIMVGNDKFTLDKVTGVHQSLPPVDSSTPTEGEAPEEDEEQR; the protein is encoded by the coding sequence ATGTCTCGGGTCATTAGTGAAACAAACTTCCAAGATTACTTCAGCAAGGGACGCACATTAAAGAAGGAACTAGGGCAAGAGGATTTTTTCAAGCTGTTGATTGAGCAGCTGAAGAACCAAGACCCCACGCAGCCTTCCAATGATCTCAACCAAATTTTGAATACGGCTACCTTTGGGATTCTCGAAGGAGTAAACCAAATTAAGGAAGCTGTAGCCGATAAGAAGCTGAACGTCATGGAATATACGCATCTGGTTGGAAAAGAAATCACCTACGAGAAGGTAAAGGTCGATACATTAACCAACCAGCGATCCATTGTCGTGAAGCAGGCAACCGTGGAAGGGGTATCTCTTGAAGGGGATCGGATCATCTTGAAGGTCGACGATGGTGTTGTGTTCCCCAATGAAATTAAAGAGATGAACTTTCAAGGACATGACCAGAAGCACTTGTTACAAGATACCATGGCTTACTTCTCTCTTGTGGGGAAGAAGATTGACTATAATTTAGGGAAGCTCGATCAGAGCGGAATCGTACAATCGGTTACACTTAAGAATGGTCTCCTTGAAATTATGGTAGGAAACGATAAGTTTACACTTGATAAGGTAACAGGCGTCCATCAGAGCCTTCCACCTGTTGATTCTTCAACACCAACAGAAGGAGAGGCTCCGGAGGAAGACGAAGAACAGCGATAG
- a CDS encoding ATP-binding protein has protein sequence MNEQGKVPTELLRGAYRPEDFPFETTEEIEALTDVIFGQERAARAIEFGLKVKQPGYNLFIVGPSGSGKSTYAEAKVKEVAIHGTVPLDWCYVYNFDHPDHPMALSFSAGQANVFKQEIDHLVKELERTIRSAFASEDFEKKRKEVHKAFNDQVEKIWKQLEQYVKDHNFGIEKTAQGMATVPLRFGRPLSPEEFKAMPDSMRDELNQKSKEIEAEVTEAARRVQLIERQMEEDYSELKKETARTATAELFEQLRDTYAEHAKVLTYLEGMQKDVVENYRLFQGSEKSEKASLLPFLEGDSKEKLVRYKVNVLVDQTKAEGSPVVFETNPSYYNLFGKVEYKSAFGSMATDFTMIKPGALHLSNGGYLLVQAAELLSNPMSWLMLKRALKTRELRMENILEERALISTAGIKPESIPLDVKVILIGNPYLYHLLAQWDEDFHKIFKVKVEFDHDMDRSPEHIREFAGFVKRYTEKASLLPFHREALANIINHSSRIAGDQRKLSTKFHTLAKVLVEASFWAEQEGQTVVGASHVRQALEEQEYRTNRIAEKIREMIADGTLMVDTEGVEVGQINGLAVLQMGDYAFGQPHRITVQTYLGRKGILNIEREASLSGNFHDKGLMILSGYLNGKFAQTRPLPVSASITFEQTYSIIDGDSASSTELYALLSSLSGVGIRQGIAVTGSVNQKGQIQPIGGVNEKIEGFFYVCAEKGLTGQQGVMIPHQNVKNLGLKEDVVQAVQEGRFHIWSVKTVEEGIEILTGESADTIFKRVEERLDRMYDSMKKLDSSKEEK, from the coding sequence ATGAACGAACAAGGGAAAGTCCCCACCGAATTGTTAAGAGGGGCTTATAGGCCGGAAGATTTTCCGTTTGAGACAACAGAGGAAATTGAAGCGCTAACAGACGTCATCTTCGGTCAAGAGAGAGCGGCGCGGGCGATTGAATTTGGGCTGAAGGTCAAGCAGCCGGGCTACAATCTTTTTATTGTAGGACCTTCCGGTTCTGGAAAAAGCACTTACGCTGAGGCTAAGGTGAAGGAAGTCGCGATCCATGGAACGGTACCACTGGACTGGTGTTATGTTTATAACTTTGATCATCCGGACCATCCGATGGCCTTGTCTTTTTCCGCAGGTCAAGCCAATGTATTTAAACAAGAGATTGATCATTTGGTAAAAGAACTCGAGCGAACCATCCGTTCCGCTTTTGCGAGTGAAGATTTCGAGAAGAAACGCAAAGAAGTACATAAGGCTTTTAACGATCAAGTCGAGAAGATCTGGAAGCAGCTTGAACAATATGTGAAAGACCACAATTTTGGAATCGAAAAGACAGCGCAAGGGATGGCCACTGTGCCTCTACGCTTTGGTCGTCCTTTAAGTCCTGAAGAATTTAAGGCTATGCCGGACTCCATGAGAGATGAGCTCAACCAGAAAAGCAAGGAGATCGAAGCCGAGGTCACCGAAGCCGCGCGTCGAGTTCAGCTGATTGAACGCCAAATGGAAGAGGATTACAGTGAACTGAAAAAGGAAACCGCTCGAACGGCTACAGCGGAGCTATTCGAACAACTGCGAGACACTTATGCCGAGCATGCGAAGGTCTTAACCTACCTAGAAGGAATGCAGAAGGATGTGGTGGAGAATTACCGATTGTTCCAAGGGAGCGAGAAGTCAGAGAAAGCGAGCTTGCTGCCGTTCCTTGAAGGCGATAGTAAAGAGAAGCTGGTACGCTACAAAGTGAATGTTTTGGTCGATCAAACAAAAGCCGAAGGAAGCCCCGTGGTGTTTGAGACGAATCCAAGCTACTACAATCTGTTCGGGAAAGTGGAGTATAAGAGTGCTTTCGGATCGATGGCCACCGACTTCACCATGATTAAGCCAGGGGCCCTTCATTTAAGCAACGGTGGATACCTTCTCGTGCAGGCAGCTGAGTTATTGTCGAATCCCATGTCCTGGCTGATGCTGAAGCGTGCGTTGAAAACAAGGGAACTCCGCATGGAAAACATCTTAGAGGAGAGAGCCTTGATTTCCACTGCGGGCATTAAGCCGGAATCGATTCCTTTAGATGTGAAGGTGATCCTGATTGGCAACCCTTATCTCTATCACTTGTTAGCGCAATGGGATGAGGACTTTCATAAAATTTTTAAAGTTAAAGTAGAGTTCGATCATGATATGGATCGCTCACCAGAGCATATTCGGGAATTTGCTGGTTTTGTCAAAAGATATACGGAAAAAGCATCTCTATTGCCATTCCATAGGGAGGCTTTAGCGAACATTATTAATCATAGCTCCCGTATTGCCGGAGACCAACGGAAGCTGTCCACAAAGTTTCATACCTTGGCTAAGGTGCTTGTTGAAGCCAGCTTCTGGGCGGAGCAAGAAGGGCAAACGGTTGTGGGCGCATCCCATGTTCGCCAAGCTCTAGAGGAACAAGAATACCGTACCAATCGTATTGCGGAGAAAATTCGTGAAATGATCGCGGATGGAACCTTGATGGTGGATACGGAAGGAGTAGAAGTGGGTCAGATCAATGGATTGGCAGTCCTGCAAATGGGGGATTACGCGTTCGGCCAGCCGCACCGCATTACCGTCCAGACTTATTTGGGCCGGAAAGGGATCTTGAATATTGAACGAGAAGCTTCCTTAAGTGGGAACTTTCATGATAAAGGATTAATGATCCTAAGCGGCTATCTCAACGGCAAGTTTGCCCAAACTCGTCCGCTTCCGGTATCGGCGAGTATTACCTTTGAGCAGACGTACAGTATCATTGATGGAGACAGTGCTTCAAGTACGGAGTTATACGCCTTATTGTCATCTCTTTCTGGCGTGGGAATTCGTCAAGGCATAGCGGTGACAGGTTCGGTGAATCAGAAGGGTCAGATTCAACCCATCGGCGGAGTAAACGAAAAAATTGAGGGCTTCTTCTACGTCTGTGCAGAAAAAGGTTTGACGGGACAGCAAGGCGTGATGATTCCTCACCAGAATGTCAAGAACCTCGGATTAAAGGAGGATGTGGTGCAAGCCGTTCAAGAAGGAAGGTTTCATATCTGGTCGGTGAAAACGGTTGAAGAAGGCATTGAAATTCTAACTGGAGAATCAGCTGATACGATCTTCAAGCGAGTCGAAGAGCGTCTGGATCGCATGTACGATAGCATGAAGAAACTGGACTCCTCGAAAGAAGAGAAGTAA
- a CDS encoding cyclic-di-AMP receptor — MKMILAVIQDRDWVNLSKELTKNGFGVTKLSSTGGFLRQGNTTVMIGVDEGNVETVFGIIKRQCKKRDIPMTLYPPSITGLNMTSPPVNVTVGGATVFVMNVERFEHLE; from the coding sequence ATGAAGATGATTCTAGCTGTGATCCAAGATCGGGATTGGGTGAATCTATCTAAGGAACTGACCAAGAATGGATTTGGTGTCACGAAGCTTTCAAGTACAGGAGGGTTCCTGCGTCAAGGGAATACGACGGTGATGATCGGTGTGGATGAGGGGAATGTGGAAACTGTATTTGGAATCATTAAGAGGCAATGCAAGAAGCGGGATATCCCTATGACTCTTTACCCACCAAGTATTACGGGACTGAATATGACGTCCCCACCCGTGAATGTTACGGTAGGTGGAGCTACAGTGTTTGTAATGAATGTAGAGCGCTTTGAACACTTAGAATAA
- a CDS encoding argininosuccinate synthase, giving the protein MSKEKIVLAYSGGLDTSVAIKWLQDTYNYDVIAVGLDVGEGKDLEFVRDKALQVGAIKSYVVDAKELFAEEFVLPALKANAMYEGKYPVVSALSRPLIAKVLVDIAKEEGAVAVAHGCTGKGNDQVRFDVTFTALDPNLKIVAPVREWGMTRDEEIAYAEKNGIPIPINLDNPYSIDQNLWGRACECGVLEDPWAEPPAGAYDLTVGIEDAPDTPEEIEIDFVKGKPVSINGKEMLLSELILELNAIAGKHGVGRIDHVENRLVGIKSREVYEAPGAMTLILAHRELEFLTQPREVAQFKPIIEHKISQMIYEGLWFSPIMDALHAFVEETQKFVTGTIRVKLFKGHAIVVGRKSVHSLYDMELATYGEEDTFDHKAALGFIQLYGMPTKVYSQVNREHLNSNTPKAVIIDKKEAVKQ; this is encoded by the coding sequence ATGAGTAAAGAAAAAATTGTATTAGCATATTCTGGTGGTTTAGATACTTCTGTTGCCATTAAGTGGCTTCAAGACACTTACAATTATGATGTGATTGCTGTTGGCTTGGATGTTGGAGAAGGAAAAGATCTTGAGTTTGTTCGTGATAAAGCCCTCCAAGTTGGCGCGATTAAGTCCTACGTTGTAGATGCGAAGGAATTGTTTGCTGAAGAGTTCGTGCTTCCTGCACTAAAGGCGAATGCCATGTATGAAGGAAAGTATCCAGTGGTTTCCGCTCTTTCTCGTCCATTGATTGCTAAGGTATTAGTGGATATCGCGAAAGAAGAAGGCGCTGTAGCTGTTGCTCATGGTTGTACAGGAAAAGGAAACGACCAAGTACGATTTGACGTAACCTTTACCGCTCTTGATCCGAACTTGAAGATTGTAGCTCCTGTTCGTGAATGGGGAATGACTCGTGATGAAGAGATTGCTTATGCGGAAAAGAACGGGATTCCGATTCCGATTAACCTAGATAACCCTTATAGCATCGACCAGAATCTTTGGGGACGTGCTTGCGAGTGCGGCGTATTGGAAGATCCTTGGGCAGAGCCGCCAGCAGGTGCTTATGATCTAACCGTTGGGATAGAGGATGCTCCTGATACTCCAGAAGAAATTGAAATTGATTTTGTTAAAGGTAAGCCTGTTTCTATCAATGGAAAAGAAATGCTTTTAAGCGAATTGATTCTAGAATTGAACGCCATCGCTGGAAAGCACGGAGTTGGACGTATTGACCATGTAGAAAACCGTTTGGTTGGTATCAAGTCCCGTGAAGTTTATGAAGCTCCAGGAGCGATGACGCTGATCTTGGCTCACCGTGAATTAGAATTCTTGACTCAACCTCGCGAAGTGGCTCAATTCAAGCCAATTATCGAACATAAGATTTCTCAAATGATTTACGAAGGACTTTGGTTCTCCCCGATTATGGACGCTTTGCATGCTTTCGTGGAAGAAACTCAGAAGTTCGTAACAGGAACCATCCGTGTGAAATTGTTTAAAGGGCATGCGATTGTAGTAGGCCGTAAATCCGTTCATTCTCTATATGATATGGAACTTGCTACTTATGGAGAAGAGGATACGTTCGATCATAAGGCAGCTCTTGGATTTATCCAGCTTTATGGAATGCCAACGAAGGTATATTCTCAAGTGAATCGCGAACACTTAAACAGTAACACGCCGAAGGCGGTCATCATAGATAAGAAGGAAGCGGTCAAGCAATGA